The Candidatus Phaeomarinobacter ectocarpi genome includes a region encoding these proteins:
- a CDS encoding cephalosporin hydroxylase family protein: MIEIDEVAGTVTQRLDGNEETFALGSREGFEVVSKAWLRAGWDAKHLYTFTWFGRPVIQLPEDLLRVQEVIYDLKPDVVFETGFAHGGSAIFYASLMKLMGKGRMVAVDIEIRPHNRAAVEAHELYPLITMIEGDSVAPDTVAEVKKEIGDAETVLVLLDANHSRDHVRKELEAYAPLVSVGSYIVACDGIMKQVVGGRATDDDWDVNNPQTAVQDFLADHPEFELGQPDFKFDESGECSPITYFVNGWLKRVR, from the coding sequence ATGATTGAGATTGACGAAGTCGCCGGCACTGTTACTCAGCGGCTTGATGGCAACGAAGAGACCTTTGCGCTTGGCTCACGCGAGGGCTTTGAGGTTGTCAGCAAAGCCTGGCTGCGGGCGGGCTGGGATGCGAAACATCTTTATACCTTTACCTGGTTCGGTCGGCCGGTCATTCAGTTGCCGGAAGATCTTCTGCGTGTGCAGGAAGTCATTTACGACCTCAAGCCGGACGTTGTTTTCGAGACCGGATTTGCCCATGGCGGCTCGGCGATTTTCTATGCGTCGCTGATGAAGCTGATGGGCAAGGGCCGCATGGTTGCGGTGGACATTGAAATCCGCCCGCACAACCGTGCCGCGGTGGAAGCCCATGAGCTCTACCCGCTGATCACCATGATCGAGGGCGATTCAGTTGCGCCTGATACTGTGGCAGAGGTGAAAAAAGAGATTGGTGACGCGGAAACAGTGCTCGTGCTGCTTGATGCCAATCATTCACGGGATCATGTGCGCAAAGAGCTTGAAGCCTATGCGCCGCTGGTCTCCGTCGGCTCCTACATTGTTGCCTGCGACGGCATCATGAAGCAGGTCGTGGGAGGCCGCGCGACGGACGACGACTGGGATGTCAATAATCCGCAGACGGCGGTGCAGGACTTTCTGGCTGACCATCCCGAGTTCGAATTGGGGCAGCCGGACTTCAAGTTTGATGAAAGCGGCGAGTGCAGCCCAATCACCTATTTTGTGAATGGCTGGCTGAAGCGCGTCCGCTAG
- a CDS encoding NAD-dependent epimerase/dehydratase family protein: MSGPQDEQARSELFTVVGARGFIGSSLVAHLQALGHEVRAQDRYQPDGDENLGHVIFAAGVTADFRWRPIDTMDAHVSALSQMLATATFESFLYFSSTRVYEGAAEGLEDGPLAINPNDPLQLYNASKVAGEALCLALPREDVRVVRLSNVFGARDRSDALMSALLGEADNGAIQLRTSRQSAKDFVLIDDVVNLIPKLVHGRHRLYNLAFGQNQPIGEIVDILAELSGASAAFTPDAEIVMFPPINVARIQDEFGFQPTPIKDALSRVWREYQGMTDD; encoded by the coding sequence ATGTCCGGTCCCCAAGATGAGCAGGCGCGATCTGAGCTTTTCACTGTGGTGGGGGCACGCGGCTTTATTGGGTCGTCGCTGGTCGCGCATCTCCAGGCGCTGGGCCACGAGGTTCGGGCCCAGGACCGGTACCAGCCTGATGGCGACGAAAACCTGGGGCATGTGATCTTTGCAGCCGGCGTAACGGCTGATTTCAGATGGCGGCCGATCGACACGATGGATGCTCATGTGTCCGCGCTGTCGCAGATGCTGGCGACGGCAACGTTTGAGAGCTTTCTCTACTTTTCATCGACACGCGTTTACGAAGGGGCGGCGGAGGGACTTGAGGACGGGCCGTTGGCAATCAATCCCAATGACCCCCTGCAATTGTACAACGCCAGTAAAGTTGCCGGAGAGGCTCTTTGCCTGGCATTGCCGCGTGAAGATGTGCGGGTTGTGCGGTTGTCCAATGTTTTCGGCGCGCGCGACCGGTCTGACGCGCTGATGTCAGCCTTGCTGGGTGAGGCGGATAACGGAGCGATCCAGCTTCGGACATCGCGGCAATCGGCCAAAGACTTTGTGTTGATTGATGACGTGGTTAACCTCATTCCGAAGCTCGTCCACGGGCGTCACCGCCTCTACAACCTCGCATTCGGGCAAAACCAGCCGATCGGCGAGATTGTGGACATTCTTGCAGAATTGAGCGGCGCATCCGCCGCCTTTACACCGGATGCGGAGATTGTCATGTTCCCGCCAATCAATGTGGCGCGGATTCAGGATGAATTCGGATTTCAGCCAACGCCGATCAAAGACGCGCTGTCGCGCGTCTGGCGGGAATATCAAGGTATGACAGATGATTGA